A window from Aeromonas rivipollensis encodes these proteins:
- the oxyR gene encoding DNA-binding transcriptional regulator OxyR encodes MNLRDLEYLVALEEEKHFRKAAERCFVSQPTLSGQLRKLEDELGVILIERTSRKVLFTPAGDAMALQARKVLKEVRELKSIGQHFAEPMSGEIHIGFIPTVGPYLLPHIIQDLREHFPKLEFYLYEEQTQVLLKRLEEGELDCLVLAELEGMDGFGSIPLYQEPMWLAVPQHHPEASARAVPLHNLKGKKLLMLADGHCLREQALGFCFAAGIGEDQRFKGTSLETLRNMVAAGSGMTLVPRLAVPANAEEGGVSYRPVIDPVPGRTISLLYRHYSVRRPCFNELAARISALMKGLLG; translated from the coding sequence ATGAACCTTCGCGATCTCGAGTACCTGGTAGCGCTGGAAGAGGAGAAACATTTTCGCAAGGCGGCGGAGCGCTGCTTCGTCAGCCAGCCGACCCTGAGCGGCCAGCTGCGCAAGCTGGAAGATGAGCTGGGGGTGATCCTGATCGAGCGCACCTCCCGCAAGGTGTTGTTTACCCCGGCCGGCGATGCCATGGCCCTGCAGGCCCGCAAGGTACTGAAAGAGGTGCGCGAGCTCAAGAGCATAGGCCAGCACTTCGCCGAGCCCATGTCCGGCGAGATCCACATCGGCTTCATTCCCACAGTGGGCCCCTATCTCTTGCCCCACATCATTCAGGATCTGCGGGAACACTTTCCCAAGCTGGAGTTCTATCTCTACGAGGAGCAGACCCAGGTGCTGCTCAAGCGGCTGGAGGAGGGGGAGCTGGATTGCCTGGTGCTCGCCGAGCTGGAGGGCATGGACGGCTTTGGCTCCATCCCTCTCTATCAGGAGCCCATGTGGCTGGCGGTGCCCCAGCACCATCCGGAAGCCAGTGCCCGGGCTGTGCCGCTGCACAACCTCAAGGGCAAGAAATTGCTGATGCTGGCCGATGGCCACTGTCTGCGGGAGCAGGCGCTGGGCTTCTGTTTTGCCGCCGGCATAGGTGAGGATCAGCGCTTCAAGGGCACCAGTCTCGAGACCCTGCGCAACATGGTGGCGGCCGGCAGCGGCATGACGCTGGTGCCCAGGCTGGCGGTGCCCGCCAACGCCGAGGAGGGGGGCGTCAGCTATCGCCCGGTGATAGACCCTGTGCCGGGGCGCACCATCTCCCTGCTCTATCGCCACTACTCGGTGCGTCGCCCCTGCTTCAATGAGCTGGCGGCCCGCATCTCAGCCCTGATGAAGGGGCTGCTCGGCTGA
- a CDS encoding molecular chaperone, whose amino-acid sequence MRGTLDCHGWRRTLEGYAMLSWLALGSLLWCSGSEAALNLMRTRVIYEGGTEARLVVHNDGSEPSLLQAWVDGGNEQQGPADVSTPFLVVPPMMRLGPQRGQVLRILGADLGRLPRDRESLFWLNVLGLPPKMQASQGSVQLAYRTRIKLFYRPAGLAGSPVEAVSRLGWQGQAGGGLRVSNPGPFHISLSEVLLSGPHLAWREGGVLPPYGSLSLPMAGTVPVEARGRLRWIDDDGNYHEQEFVLGQHGGERDE is encoded by the coding sequence ATGAGAGGCACCCTTGATTGCCATGGCTGGCGCCGGACCCTGGAAGGATACGCCATGTTGTCATGGTTGGCGCTGGGCTCCCTGCTGTGGTGCTCAGGCAGCGAAGCCGCCCTGAACCTGATGCGTACCCGGGTGATCTATGAGGGGGGCACCGAGGCCAGGCTGGTGGTGCACAACGACGGCAGCGAGCCCAGCCTGCTGCAGGCCTGGGTCGATGGCGGCAATGAGCAGCAGGGTCCGGCTGATGTCTCGACCCCCTTTCTGGTGGTGCCGCCCATGATGCGGCTGGGGCCGCAGAGGGGGCAAGTGCTGCGCATCCTGGGCGCGGATCTGGGCCGGCTCCCCCGGGACAGGGAGTCCCTGTTCTGGCTCAATGTCCTCGGATTGCCCCCCAAGATGCAAGCCTCGCAGGGGAGCGTGCAACTGGCTTATCGCACCCGCATCAAGCTGTTCTATCGGCCGGCCGGATTGGCGGGCTCCCCGGTCGAGGCGGTTAGCCGGCTTGGCTGGCAGGGGCAGGCGGGGGGCGGGCTTAGGGTCAGCAATCCTGGCCCCTTTCACATCAGCCTGAGCGAGGTGTTGCTGAGCGGGCCGCACCTCGCCTGGCGCGAGGGCGGGGTGCTGCCGCCTTACGGTTCCCTCTCTCTTCCCATGGCGGGCACAGTACCGGTGGAGGCCCGCGGGCGGCTGCGCTGGATAGACGATGATGGCAATTATCATGAGCAGGAATTTGTTCTGGGCCAACATGGAGGGGAGCGGGATGAGTGA
- a CDS encoding LysR family transcriptional regulator — MDRLTALRVFVCVVEQGSLSGAGEKLDMSRAMVSRYLAELERWMGARLLHRTTRRLSLTGPGEEALNRARAMLALGEEMEHLAIRSDEAPKGQLRITSSYSLSEALLVQAADDYLARYPGTAIDILLLDRTVNLVEERIDLAVRITNDLDPNLVARRLGTCHSVVCASPAYLARHAPLQQVQDLALHNCLTYTYFGKSLWEFQGPDGPESVPVSGNLSANISNLLLAATLDGAGISLQPRYSVQAHLESGALVPLLTQWQPKQLGVYAVYGTRKQMSPLLRSFLDFLIARMADDPLWQAR, encoded by the coding sequence ATGGACCGACTGACCGCATTGCGAGTCTTCGTCTGCGTGGTCGAACAGGGCAGCCTGAGCGGCGCCGGAGAGAAACTGGATATGTCCCGCGCCATGGTCTCGCGCTATCTGGCCGAGCTGGAGCGCTGGATGGGGGCCAGATTGCTGCACCGCACCACCCGTCGGCTCAGCCTGACCGGGCCGGGGGAAGAGGCACTGAACCGGGCCAGGGCCATGCTGGCGCTGGGAGAAGAGATGGAGCACCTGGCCATTCGCAGTGACGAGGCCCCCAAGGGGCAACTGCGCATCACCAGCAGCTACTCCCTCTCCGAAGCCCTGCTGGTCCAGGCGGCGGACGACTACCTGGCTCGCTACCCCGGTACGGCCATCGACATCCTGCTGCTGGACAGAACCGTCAACCTGGTGGAGGAGCGCATCGATCTCGCTGTGCGCATCACCAACGATCTGGATCCCAACCTGGTGGCCCGCAGGCTTGGCACCTGCCACTCGGTAGTGTGCGCCAGCCCTGCCTATCTGGCCCGTCATGCGCCTTTGCAGCAGGTGCAGGATCTGGCCCTGCACAACTGCCTCACCTACACCTATTTCGGTAAGAGCCTGTGGGAATTTCAGGGGCCCGATGGCCCCGAATCCGTGCCGGTGAGCGGCAACCTCAGCGCCAACATCTCCAACCTGCTGCTGGCGGCGACCCTGGATGGGGCGGGGATCAGCCTGCAGCCACGCTACTCGGTGCAGGCCCACCTGGAGAGCGGCGCCCTGGTGCCTCTGCTGACCCAGTGGCAGCCCAAGCAGCTTGGCGTCTATGCCGTCTATGGCACCCGCAAGCAGATGTCCCCCCTGCTGCGCAGCTTCCTCGACTTCCTGATCGCGCGCATGGCGGACGATCCCCTGTGGCAGGCCCGCTGA
- a CDS encoding PBP1A family penicillin-binding protein — protein MLKWLVRLFIVMMLGAVLGVASLIGIYFYIKPQLPDVSALRDVKLATPMKVYSRDGELISQFGEIRRIPLRLDEIPQSMIDAVLATEDARFYEHPGIDPIGIIRAATVWAVSGQARQGASTITQQVARNFFLSNEKTLVRKIKEVFLAWRIEQNLSKDEILTLYLNKIPLGYRAFGVGAAAQVYFGKDVKDLTLDEIAIIAGLPKAPSMLNPIRSPERAFARRNVVLGRMLETGKITQAQFDEASKMPVKARYHGAETTLNAPYLSEMVRQKMVEQFGEDAYTMGLHVYTTVTAKRQRAAHQALLDGVFDYDTRHGYRGPTALLWKAGEAAWDYDQIMAHLAKQPTYQPLMAAVVTKVGDKSATLVLKNGKQAELGWNGIKWARTFITDDRQTYPPKSARDVLKVGAQIWVREKGEELLLSQIPDVNAALVAMNPQDGAIEALVGGFSFEISKFNRVDQARRQVGSNIKPFLYATALEQGYTLASLINDAPINQWDPAKGPMWQPKNSPAIYEGPTTLRLGLAKSKNVMSVRLMRAIGLDTYIDGLTRFGFAREHISANESLALGAAEFTPLEVVRGYSVLANGGFQVTPYFITEVTDSFGTPLYQANPAAACRDCGVLAAAGLDSADAYANTVPDWKAQCPIDPVVPNNMAPQTISAQSAFLITDTLTTAIWGGNGWRGTGWRAARDLKRHDISGKTGTTNESRDAWFSGYTPNLVATSWIGFDNHQRGLGRAEFGGGAAQPIWIDFMKTALQQVPERKMPVPEGIMQVRIDRETGLLTNRTDGASMEEFFKEGTEPTRYASQLSDGNEVYGGDGSSSDGPVSTDDIF, from the coding sequence ATGCTGAAATGGCTCGTTCGCCTGTTTATTGTCATGATGCTGGGTGCAGTGCTGGGTGTTGCCAGCCTCATCGGTATCTACTTCTACATCAAGCCCCAGTTGCCGGATGTGAGCGCCCTGCGCGATGTCAAACTGGCCACCCCGATGAAGGTGTACAGCCGGGATGGGGAGTTGATCTCCCAATTTGGCGAAATTCGTCGTATCCCGCTGCGGCTGGATGAAATTCCCCAGTCCATGATAGATGCCGTGCTCGCCACCGAAGATGCCCGCTTCTATGAGCACCCGGGCATAGACCCCATCGGCATCATCCGGGCCGCCACCGTCTGGGCTGTCTCCGGCCAGGCCCGCCAGGGCGCCAGTACCATCACCCAGCAAGTTGCGCGCAACTTCTTCCTGAGCAACGAGAAGACACTGGTGCGAAAGATAAAGGAAGTCTTCCTGGCCTGGCGCATCGAGCAGAATCTCTCCAAGGATGAGATCCTCACCCTTTATCTCAACAAGATACCCCTGGGTTACCGGGCATTCGGGGTCGGCGCCGCCGCCCAGGTCTACTTCGGCAAAGACGTCAAGGATCTGACCCTGGACGAGATCGCCATCATCGCCGGGTTGCCGAAAGCCCCCTCCATGCTGAACCCCATACGTTCGCCGGAGCGCGCCTTTGCGCGCCGCAACGTGGTGCTGGGCCGCATGCTGGAGACTGGCAAGATCACCCAGGCCCAGTTTGATGAGGCCTCCAAGATGCCGGTCAAGGCCCGTTATCACGGTGCCGAGACGACCCTCAATGCACCTTACCTGAGCGAGATGGTGCGCCAGAAGATGGTGGAGCAGTTTGGTGAAGATGCCTACACCATGGGGCTGCACGTCTACACCACTGTCACCGCCAAGCGCCAGCGCGCCGCCCACCAGGCGCTGCTGGACGGCGTCTTTGACTATGACACCCGCCACGGCTATCGCGGCCCGACCGCCCTGCTGTGGAAGGCCGGGGAAGCGGCCTGGGACTATGACCAGATCATGGCCCACCTGGCCAAGCAACCGACCTATCAGCCGCTGATGGCCGCCGTGGTCACCAAGGTCGGTGACAAGAGCGCCACCCTGGTGCTGAAGAATGGCAAGCAGGCCGAACTGGGCTGGAACGGCATCAAGTGGGCCCGAACTTTCATCACCGACGATCGCCAGACCTATCCACCTAAATCGGCACGGGATGTGCTCAAAGTCGGTGCCCAGATCTGGGTGCGGGAGAAAGGAGAAGAGCTGCTGCTCTCCCAGATCCCTGACGTCAACGCCGCCCTGGTCGCCATGAACCCGCAGGACGGTGCCATCGAGGCCCTGGTCGGCGGCTTCAGCTTCGAGATCTCCAAGTTCAACCGGGTCGATCAGGCTCGCCGCCAGGTCGGCTCCAACATCAAGCCCTTCCTCTATGCCACCGCACTGGAGCAGGGTTATACCCTGGCGTCCCTCATCAACGACGCCCCGATCAACCAGTGGGACCCCGCTAAGGGCCCCATGTGGCAACCAAAGAACTCGCCGGCCATCTATGAGGGCCCGACCACACTGCGCCTTGGCCTCGCCAAGTCCAAGAACGTGATGTCGGTCCGGCTGATGCGCGCCATCGGGCTGGATACCTATATCGATGGCCTGACCCGCTTCGGCTTCGCCCGCGAGCACATCTCCGCCAACGAATCCCTGGCCCTGGGGGCCGCCGAGTTCACCCCGCTGGAAGTGGTGCGCGGCTACTCGGTGCTGGCCAATGGCGGCTTCCAGGTGACCCCGTACTTCATCACCGAAGTGACCGACAGCTTTGGCACTCCCCTGTATCAGGCCAACCCGGCCGCCGCCTGCCGCGACTGCGGTGTGCTGGCCGCCGCCGGGCTCGACAGCGCCGATGCCTACGCCAATACCGTCCCTGACTGGAAAGCTCAGTGCCCGATTGACCCTGTGGTGCCCAACAACATGGCGCCCCAGACCATCAGTGCCCAGAGCGCCTTCCTGATCACCGACACCCTGACCACCGCCATCTGGGGTGGCAATGGCTGGCGTGGTACTGGCTGGCGCGCGGCCCGTGACCTCAAGCGTCACGACATCTCGGGCAAGACCGGAACCACCAACGAATCGAGGGATGCCTGGTTCTCCGGTTACACCCCGAATCTGGTGGCCACCTCCTGGATAGGTTTTGACAACCACCAGCGCGGTCTTGGCCGGGCCGAATTCGGTGGCGGCGCAGCCCAGCCCATCTGGATCGACTTCATGAAGACGGCCCTGCAGCAAGTGCCGGAGCGCAAGATGCCGGTTCCCGAAGGGATCATGCAGGTACGCATCGATCGGGAGACAGGTCTGCTGACCAACCGTACCGATGGCGCCAGCATGGAGGAGTTCTTCAAGGAAGGAACTGAACCGACCCGTTATGCGAGCCAGCTCTCCGATGGCAATGAGGTCTACGGCGGCGATGGCTCCAGCAGCGATGGCCCCGTCTCCACCGACGACATCTTCTAA
- a CDS encoding Vmh family MBL fold metallo-hydrolase: MNTVLRTLTLTTTLLGGAALASPLTVTVYNPGDKAIFPVSSELVTGDKEAILIDAQFGVNDGKALVDLIKQSGKRLTTVYISGGDPDFYFGLEPIKAAFPDVKILASQHVVDHIKQTKDAKLAYWGPILAGQAPKTLIVPQVMTASHLTLDGEKIEIKEMNTPSAYLWAPSIKTAFGGVPVYSGVHVWMADSQTKAARAQWMQALDGMLALQPERVIPGHFLGTEPKGTQAVTFTRDYVQRFEQELATAKNSDQLIDGLKKAFPSLPVDDGLAIGAKVNMGEMKW; the protein is encoded by the coding sequence ATGAACACAGTACTTCGCACCTTGACCTTGACCACCACCCTGCTCGGTGGCGCCGCCTTGGCGAGCCCCCTGACAGTGACCGTCTACAACCCAGGCGACAAGGCCATCTTCCCCGTCTCCTCCGAGCTGGTGACCGGCGACAAGGAGGCCATCCTCATCGACGCCCAGTTCGGGGTCAATGACGGCAAGGCGCTGGTGGATCTGATCAAGCAGAGCGGCAAGCGACTGACCACCGTCTACATCAGTGGCGGGGATCCCGACTTCTACTTCGGGCTGGAACCCATCAAGGCGGCCTTCCCCGACGTCAAGATCCTGGCCAGCCAGCACGTGGTCGATCACATCAAGCAGACCAAGGATGCCAAGCTGGCCTATTGGGGCCCCATCCTCGCCGGGCAGGCACCCAAGACCCTGATAGTGCCGCAGGTGATGACGGCCTCCCACCTGACCCTGGATGGCGAGAAGATCGAGATCAAGGAGATGAACACGCCGAGTGCCTATCTCTGGGCTCCTTCCATCAAGACGGCGTTTGGCGGCGTGCCGGTCTACAGCGGGGTGCACGTCTGGATGGCGGACAGCCAGACCAAGGCGGCGCGGGCACAGTGGATGCAGGCCCTCGACGGCATGCTGGCCCTCCAGCCTGAGCGGGTCATCCCGGGGCATTTCCTGGGGACCGAGCCCAAGGGCACCCAGGCAGTGACCTTTACCCGTGACTACGTCCAGCGCTTCGAACAGGAGCTGGCCACCGCCAAGAACAGCGATCAGCTGATCGATGGCCTGAAGAAGGCGTTCCCGTCCCTGCCGGTGGACGATGGCCTGGCCATCGGTGCCAAGGTCAACATGGGCGAGATGAAGTGGTAA
- a CDS encoding DsbA family protein: protein MNDTTLHYVYDPLCGWCYGAAPLLEAAAGIPDLQIALHAGGLWLGPRRQQMGQALRDHVRPHDERIQALTGQPFGERYFNELLLSDGLFLDSEPPIRAILAVTELGGDGLSLLHRIQQSHYLDGQWVGDQAHLALLAQEQGITAEAFAKACQQVDLAGHLAQSQGWLRRLGGQGFPTLGLMRGGSLIPLPVSSFLGEPQAFASHLAALMTA from the coding sequence ATGAACGACACCACACTGCACTATGTATATGACCCCCTCTGTGGCTGGTGCTATGGCGCCGCCCCCCTGCTCGAGGCCGCGGCCGGGATCCCGGATTTGCAGATAGCGCTGCATGCGGGCGGCCTCTGGCTGGGCCCGCGCCGCCAGCAGATGGGCCAGGCCCTGCGGGACCATGTCCGCCCCCATGACGAGCGGATCCAGGCCCTGACCGGCCAGCCTTTCGGTGAGCGCTACTTCAACGAGCTCTTGCTCAGCGACGGCCTCTTCCTCGACTCCGAACCCCCCATCCGGGCCATATTGGCGGTCACCGAACTGGGTGGCGATGGTTTGAGCCTGCTGCATCGCATTCAGCAGTCCCATTACCTTGACGGTCAGTGGGTCGGCGATCAGGCCCATCTCGCGCTGCTGGCGCAGGAGCAGGGCATCACGGCGGAGGCGTTCGCCAAGGCCTGCCAGCAGGTGGATCTCGCCGGGCATCTGGCCCAAAGCCAGGGCTGGCTGCGCCGGCTCGGCGGACAGGGATTCCCGACCCTCGGGCTGATGCGGGGAGGAAGCCTCATCCCGCTGCCCGTCTCCTCATTCTTGGGGGAGCCGCAAGCCTTCGCGAGCCATCTCGCCGCCCTGATGACGGCCTGA
- a CDS encoding BPSS1780 family membrane protein: MNSDSALRREPRRHTIGQGWIWIRTGFDIFNKGMGASVAMIVIWFLVGMLLEQLPAGGFISQLLYMVWGAGWVAVARRGYEGHPLQFADFFAGFRHRLTPLMLGGLMVLALFMGILLICAFMLHQWGLTGLLSQDPETLTLTPEQAQGFLLCLLLGLALLVPVLMAITFAPALIFFHGVGAWQAARLSFKGCLCNMWPFLWWGLLGAVLIFFGALLMLVGLLVVLPAINYSIYAAYRDIYVDEEAADDGESPVKAFGFEA, from the coding sequence ATGAACAGTGACAGCGCCCTGCGCCGCGAACCCAGACGCCACACCATAGGGCAGGGCTGGATCTGGATCCGCACCGGGTTCGACATCTTCAACAAGGGCATGGGCGCCAGCGTGGCCATGATAGTGATCTGGTTCCTGGTGGGCATGTTGCTGGAACAGCTGCCGGCAGGGGGCTTCATCTCCCAGTTGCTCTACATGGTATGGGGTGCCGGTTGGGTGGCGGTGGCCCGCCGGGGCTATGAGGGTCACCCCCTGCAGTTTGCCGACTTCTTCGCCGGTTTTCGTCATCGGCTGACCCCGCTGATGCTGGGGGGGCTGATGGTGCTCGCCCTGTTCATGGGGATACTGCTCATCTGCGCCTTCATGTTGCATCAGTGGGGCCTGACCGGCCTGCTCTCCCAGGATCCGGAAACCCTGACCCTGACGCCGGAACAGGCACAGGGGTTCCTGCTCTGCCTGTTGCTGGGGCTGGCCTTGCTGGTGCCCGTGCTGATGGCCATCACCTTCGCTCCCGCCCTCATCTTCTTCCATGGCGTGGGGGCCTGGCAGGCGGCCCGGCTCAGTTTCAAGGGCTGTCTGTGCAACATGTGGCCCTTCCTCTGGTGGGGGCTGCTGGGGGCAGTGCTGATTTTCTTTGGTGCGCTTTTGATGCTGGTGGGTCTGCTGGTGGTGCTGCCGGCCATCAACTACTCCATCTACGCCGCCTATCGGGACATCTATGTAGACGAGGAGGCTGCCGACGACGGCGAGTCGCCGGTCAAGGCATTTGGCTTCGAGGCATAA
- a CDS encoding fimbrial protein gives MSRNLFWANMEGSGMSDGVRKLGLPSLLVAALLLLGGLWAGEVQAVNGQCTSPFVATGAITADSGLYQPGGTNGPTPFSTTGTATCNCTGISVGLLVTVYYQGTTSLPTVTDPLGTLIKLNPYFGLKVEFNAAGGYRTIPFNATTSGLLAVCIGNVLNLALGGIDVNGGRYTLKLLKGVTGTQTFSGTVAHLFVRRASAPDTSPVNAFSTLTMNISVTSTPTCQFPAGTSIPIDLGAVAQSAFVEGEIPRGYAPRSVNVSVTCSQIPSDYLVPLQYSFGGALSSQNRFVTTSLAGVGVGMVEQDTLTPIPFDTAIAVPYSAASHNTQYQVRLYPTRLPGQVVRPGAYTGTIMVTVSVP, from the coding sequence ATGAGCAGGAATTTGTTCTGGGCCAACATGGAGGGGAGCGGGATGAGTGACGGCGTCAGAAAGCTGGGCCTGCCTTCCTTGCTGGTGGCGGCGTTGCTGTTGCTGGGGGGCTTGTGGGCTGGCGAGGTGCAGGCTGTCAATGGCCAGTGCACCAGTCCCTTCGTGGCGACCGGCGCCATCACCGCCGATAGCGGTCTCTATCAGCCCGGGGGGACCAACGGTCCCACCCCCTTCTCGACCACGGGCACGGCCACCTGTAATTGCACCGGTATCTCGGTGGGGCTGCTTGTGACCGTCTATTACCAGGGCACCACCAGCCTGCCCACCGTCACCGATCCCCTGGGGACCCTCATCAAGCTCAACCCCTATTTCGGCCTCAAGGTCGAGTTCAATGCGGCGGGGGGTTACCGGACTATACCTTTCAATGCGACCACCAGCGGGTTGTTGGCCGTCTGCATCGGTAACGTGTTGAATCTGGCCTTGGGCGGGATTGATGTTAACGGCGGCCGCTATACCCTGAAACTGCTCAAGGGGGTCACGGGTACCCAGACCTTCAGCGGCACTGTCGCCCACCTCTTCGTGCGCCGAGCCAGTGCACCGGACACCAGCCCGGTCAATGCCTTCAGCACCCTGACGATGAACATCAGCGTCACCTCGACGCCGACCTGCCAGTTCCCCGCCGGCACCAGCATTCCCATCGATCTCGGCGCCGTGGCGCAGAGTGCCTTCGTCGAGGGAGAGATCCCCAGGGGCTATGCCCCGCGCAGCGTCAATGTGAGCGTGACCTGCAGCCAGATCCCGAGTGACTACCTGGTGCCGCTGCAATACAGCTTCGGTGGGGCGCTCAGCAGCCAGAATCGCTTCGTCACCACCAGCCTGGCCGGGGTCGGGGTGGGCATGGTCGAGCAGGATACGCTGACCCCTATTCCATTTGATACTGCCATCGCGGTACCCTACTCGGCGGCCAGCCACAACACCCAATATCAGGTGAGGCTGTATCCGACCCGGTTGCCGGGTCAGGTGGTGCGCCCCGGTGCTTACACGGGCACCATTATGGTCACGGTGAGCGTGCCCTGA